GCGGGGGCCATGCGCACCGACCTGGACGAGCGGCGGTTCCGATCGAACGTCTCGGTCGCGGGGCTGCCCGCATGGGCGGAGGACGACCTCATCGGCCGGCGGGTCCGCCTCGGGGAGGTGCGCTTCGCCGTCCATGCGCCGATCAACCGGTGCCTGGCCACGCACGCGAATCCGGTCTCGGGCGAGCGGGACGCGCCCGTGCTCACCACCCTGACCCGGGTGCTCGGGCGGCCGCAGCCGAGCTTCGGGATCCTCCTCGTTGCGGACGGGCCCGGGCGGATCAGCGTGGGCGACCCGGTCGAGGTCCTCGGGTAGTCACGGCCACCCACATGGGTGCGCATGAGACGACCGGGGCGATCCGACCACCCCACAGGTAGTCACGGCCACCCACATGGGTGCGCGTCAGACGACCGGGGCCATCCGACCACCTGGCAGGTAGTCACGGCCACCCACATGCATCAGGCGATCCCGAGGGCACGCAGTCCCGCGGTGGCCGCCGCCGCCACGAGCAGCACGATCGGCAGCGGGGCGCCGCGCCAGGCGAGCAGACCGGAGAGCGCGACCCCGGCGGGACGGGCCCACCCGGCGAAGGACTGACCGTCGGTCAGCGCGCTCGTGGCCATGACCGAGGCGAGGATGAGCATCGCGGCGTCCTCGACGGCGAGCTGGAACCTGGGATAGGCCGCGATCCGGTCGCCGATCTCGCCACCGCCGGCGCGCATCGCGTACGTGCCGATGCCGAGCAGGAGGCCGCCGAGCAGGATCTGGGTCAGCTCACCCATCGGCGCCGTCCTCGGCCCGACCGGACGGAACGGCCGGACCCGTACCCGCTGCGCCCTCCTCGCCCGCCCGTTGGGCGAGCGCGTCCCGGGTGCGCCACACGGCGAGCGGCAGGGCGAGCAGGCCCGCGATCGGTCCGAGCCCCTGGGGCAGCAGCAGCGCCGCGGGCACCGAGACGAGCACGGCCACGACGATCGCCGGGCGCATCCGGGCGCGCTTGAGCGCGGGCAGCACGAGCGCGAGGATGACGGCCGGGAAGATGGCGTCGAGACCGAAGGCCTCCTGGTCGATCCCGCGGCCGAGGAGGCCCCCGACGAACGCCCCGGTCGGCCAGGATATGAGCACGGCGATCCCGGCGAGACCGTAGGTGCGCTTCGCCCGCTCCGGCTCACGCTCGGCGAGCGCGAAGGCCACGGACTCGTCGTTCATCACGTGTGAACGCCACGCACGGGTGCGGCCGTGGCCGAGGTAGCGGCGCACCGCCATGCCGTAGGGCACGTGCCGCACGTTCACGAGGAGCGCGGCGGGCAGGGCGAGCCACGGCGAGGTCGCGGTCGCCAGGCCCACGTAGAGCATCTCCGAGGATCCGGCGAGCACGATGACGCCGAGCACGGGCGCGACCCACACGGGCAGGCCGACGCCGACCGTCATCGCACCGTAGGCCACGCCCACGAGCGCCATGGCGCATCCGAGCAGCACGACGGCGCGGATCGTGTCCACGTCGCGGCGGCCCGCAGCTGCTCCCATGAGTCGACATGCTTCGGCACGCCGCCCGGCCTTGGCAAGTCGGCCCGGGCGCGTCTTGGGATCGGGGAGACGCAGCGCACAGGGCGATCGGGAGACTCGTCGTGCCGGCACGAGGAGGGGCCGCGCGGACGTCGGTCACCTCGGGGCGGGCAGGTCGGGCGGGTGGGCGAGCAGCTGCTGGATCGGACGGAGCGCGAGGTCGATGCTCACGAACCGCATGACGACGTCGCGCGCCACGGCGAGGGGCAGGCTCGTGCGGCACATGAGGGTGGCGAGCCGCCGGGACGTGTCGTGGGCGGCGGTGACGCGGGGGCGCTGGGCACGCTCGTAGGCGGCGAGCCGGCCGTCGAGGTCGGCGGCGCCGGGGGCGTGGGCGTGGGCATGGGTGAGGTGGCGGGCCAGCACCCAGGCGGATTCGATCGCCATCCCGGCCCCGATGCCGGCCGTGGGCAGGAAGCCGGCGGCCGCGTCACCGAGGAGGACCGACCGGCCACGCACCCAGCTGCCGGCGCGCGCGTCGACCAGCGGCCACCAGAACGGATCGGGGTCGTCCACCAGCGCCGTGAGCACGCGGTCGATCCGTTCCGGCACCACGCGCAGGGCCCGCCGCACCCGTTCGGCGTAGGCGGCGGGGCCGGCGTCGCGGATGGCGCGGGGGCCGCCGAGGAAGGCGCCGAGCGCGCCGAGCACGGGGTAGGCGCCGACGAGGAAGCCGTCTCCCCACAGTTCACTCCCCAGGCCCGGGTCGGCGTCCGGCCGCGCCCAGACCACCCAGCCACCCCAGCCGGTGTCGACGGAATCCACCGGCTCCCCGTCGTGGAGGAGGCCGCGGGTGGTCGAGCCGATGCCATCGGCGGCGACGATGAGGTCGACCTCGAGTTCGGCGGGCCGTGCGCCGGCGAGGCACACGCGGAGGGGAGCTGCGTCGTCCCCGCGCTCGACGGCGCTCACGGTGGTGCCGTGGGCGACCTCGCACGTGACGGTGGCCCCGGCGAGGCAGTCGAGTAGCGCGCCGCGGTCGATGCCGCGGTAGTCGCCGTAGCGGTCGAGGAGGCCGGCGATCGGGTCGGTGCGCAGCACGCGGCCGCGGTGGGAGTGGATGCGGTAACGGTCGAACCGCTGGGAGCGCCGGCGGTAGTCGGCGCCCGCGCCGAGCTCGTCCAGGGCCGGGTCGACCATGGACATGAGCGCGAGCATGTAGCCCCGGTCGGCGTGGGCGTCGGCGTCGTGGCGCTCGATGAGCACGGGGTGGCGCCCGGCCCGGCGGAGCAATTGGGCCAGGGTCGTGCCGGCGATCCCGGCGCCGACGACGAGGATGCGTGGTTCCCCCGGATCGGCGCGGTCCAGCTGGTCCGCGGCGGGGGTCTCGACGATCATCTCCACTCCTTCCGACGAGCGTTTGGACCGGGTGGTCCAGAAGCGTAGCAGCGATTGGACCGCCCGGTCCAGGCCCGGGTAGGCTTCCGGCATGTCGAGCGACCGGATGCCGCCCGAGCGGCGCGCGCGGCTCGTGCGGGTGGCCGCCACGGAGTTCGCCGCCGGGTACGAGGCCGCCTCCCTCAACCGGATCATCCGGGAGTGCGGGCTGAGCAAGAGCTCCTTCTATCACGCGATCTCCTCCAAGCGGGAGCTCTTCGACCTCGTGGTCGACGACCTCGCCGCGGCGGTGTCCGCAGCCGTGCCGCTGCCCACCCCGGAGTCCCTGGGCTCGGCGGACTCGCCGGCGGGGGCACCGGGCGGGGACTTCTGGGGCGGCGCGCGGGCCCTCATGGGAACGCTCGTCGAGGCCGCCACGCGGGTGCCCACCTTCGCCGCACTCGGTGCGCTGTTCTACGTCTCCGACGCGCCGACGGGCAGCCGGCTCACCGAGTTGGACCGCGCCATCGACGCCTGGGTCGGCCGGGCGCTGGAGCTCGGCCGGGCGAGCGGCGCCGTCCGGACGGACCTGCCCACGGATCTGCAGTACCGGCTCGCGCTCGCCGCGCTGCGCGCGCTCGACCGGTGGAGCCTCGAGCACCTCGAGGAGGTCGTGGGCGCGGGGGCGCTCGCCGAGGCGCAGCTGGACGCCGTGCGCCGGCTGCTCGAACCCTGAGTCGACGGCGCGCGACGCGACCGGGCAGACGGGCCGGCGGCGACTCAGGCCTCCTCGCGGGCCGCCCCCGGTTCGCCGGGATCGGCCCGCCGGGCCTCGCGCCGCTTGGCCACGACGGCGATGCGGCGCGCGACCGGCTCGGCGAGTCGGGCCAGGATCGGCCCGACGACAGCCATGATCATGACGTACGTGGCCGCGAGCGGACCGATGCCCGCGATCCCCGCGGAGGTGGCCAGGCCGGCGATGACGATGCTGAACTCCCCCCGGGGGACCATCATCGCGCCCGCGCGCAGCTGCCCGGGCCGGGCGATGCCGGCACGGCGGGCCGCCCAGCCACCTACCCCGACCTTCGTCAGGATCGTGACGAGGGCGAGCGCGAGGGCGACCCCCAGCACGTCCGGGATCTCGGCCGGATCCGTGCGCAGGCCGAAGAAGACGAAGAACACGGCCGCGAACAGGTCCCGCAGCGGGGAGAGCACGAGCCGGGCGCTCTCGGCGACCTGCCCCGACAGCGCGATTCCCACGAGGAAGGCCCCGACCGCCGTGGACACGTGCAGCTCCTCGGCGAAGCCCGCGACGATGAGCACGAATCCGAGCAGGCCGAGCAGGAGGAGCTCATCGCTGGCGGAGAACAGCAGCCTGTTGATGAAGCGGCCCCAGCGCAGCGCCACGAACATGACCAGGGCCACGGCGACCACGGCGCCGACGACGCTGATCGTGCCGCCGACCACGCCGACCCCGAGCAGGAGCGCGGTGAGCACCGGCAGGTAGATCGCCATGAGCAGGTCCTCGAAGACCATGAGGGAGAGCACGACCGGAGTCTCCCGGTTCCCGAGCCGTCCGAGGTCGGTGAGCAGCTTGGCCACGATGCCCGAGGAGGTCGCGTAGGTGACGCCCGCCATCGCCACGATCCCGGCGGCCGGCCAGCCGAGCAGCATCCCCACGAGTGCCCCCGGGGCGGCGTTGACCACGAAGTCGACGACGCCGGCGGGCGACTGGGTCCGCAGGTTCGCCAGCAGCTCGTCGGCGGAGTACTCCAGACCGAGCATGAGAAGCAGCAGAATGATGCCGACGTCGGCGCCCACGGAGACGAAGGCCTCGCTCGTGGCGAGCGGCAACAGTCCGCCGACCCCGAACACGAGGCCGGCGAGCAGGTAGAGCGGGATGGGCGAGATGCGCACGAGGGCGGCGAGCCGCCCGAGCAGACCCAGTCCGAGGATGATCGCGCCCAGTTCGAGCAGACCCCTCGCCGAACTCATGCCTACCCGTTGATGATCTCGTCGACGGCGGCGATCGCCTCCTGTGTTCCCACGACGATGAGCTGGTCGCCTGCGGCGAGCTCGAAGTCGGGGGTGGGCGAGGGGATCGCCTCGCGATCGCGCAGCACCGCCACGATCGAGGCGCCCGTGCGGGTACGCACCTCGGTGCCGCCGAGGGTGTCGCCCCCGAAGCGGGAACCGGCCGAGATCGGCACCTTGGCGGTCTGCAGGCCCGCGACCTGCTCGGTCAGCCGGGCGAGGCGCTCGGTCACGCGCCGGGTGGCGAGGAACTCGGCGAGGGTGTCGGCCTCCGCCGGGGTGAGCGCGACGGTCTCGACGCAGGCGTCGGGATCGTCCTCGGCATAGATCACCAGGTCGCGTCGGCCCGTGTGATGGGAGACGACGCCGATCCGGCGGCCCGCGACCGTGCGGAAGTCGTCACGCAGGCCGATCCCGGGCAGGGGCGCCTCGTTGACCTCGATGGATTCCTCGGCGGGAAGCCCGCCTCCCGAGGAGAACGTGCCGGGCATGAGGCCTCCAGTGGGGAACGGTCACGCGCCGCATGTCGTCGGGACGCGACGCCGCCATGCTACGCCTCGCCGCCGCGCGATGGTGGGCCGGGTGCGCTCCGGTCCGGCGAGCGGCGTCAGTCGAAGAGCCCGCGCACGTCCTCGGCCGTGAGTGCCCGGGCGAAGGGCTCCTCCGAGTCCATGACGGCGGAGAACAGGGCCGCCTTCCTGCGCTGGAGGGCCATGACCTTCTCCTCGATCGTGTCCTCTGCCACGAGCCGGTAGACCATGACGTTCTTCGTCTGGCCGATGCGGTGCGTGCGGTCGACGGCCTGGGCCTCGGTCGCGGGGTTCCACCACGGGTCGAGCATGAACACGTAGTCGGCCTCGGTCAGCGTGAGCCCGAAGCCGCCGGCCTTGAGGCTGATGAGGAAGACCGGCGCGGCCCCCGAGCGGAACCCCTCGATCACCTTCGGCCGCGAGCGCGTGGATCCGTCGAGGTAGACGTAGTCGATCCCGAGCGCCTCGCAGCGGTCCGCGGCCATCCGCAGGAAGGACGTGAACTGGCTGAAGACCAGTGTCCGGTGTCCCTCGGCGACGATCCCGGGGAGCACCTCGGCCAGGGCGTCGAGCTTGCTCGACCCCAGGCCGGCATGCTCCGGGGCGATGAGCTCCGGCGCGAGGGCGAGCATGCGCAGCAGCGAGATCGATCGGAACACAATGAAGCGGTTGCGATCGAGGTCCTCGACCAGGTCGAGCACCTTCTGCCGTTCCCGCTGGAGCGTCGTGTCGTAGAGCTGACGATGCCGGGCGGACAGGTCCACCCGGATCACCTGCTCCTGCTTCGGGGGCAGCTCCCGGGCGACGGCCTCCTTCGCGCGGCGCAGCATGAACGGGCGCAGCCGGCGGCGCAGCCGGTCGAGCCGCTCCGGCATCGCGCCCGATTCGATCGGGCGCACGTACTCCTCCCGGAACCGGCGCGCCGACGGGAACAGGCCCGGGGCGGTGAGGGAGGCGAGCGCCCACAGATCGGTCAGGGAGTTCTCCAGCGGGGTGCCGGTGATCGCCAGCCGGAAGGGTGCCCGGATCCGGGCGATCTCGCGGTGGGCGCGGGTGGCGGGGTTCTTCACGAACTGGGCCTCGTCGAGCACGAGGCCGCTCCAGTCGGCGGCCGTGAACTCCTCGGCGTCGAGCCGGGCGATCGCATAGGAGGTGACCACGAGGTCCGCGCCCGCGACCTCCTGGGCGAGCGAGGTGCCCCGCTTCCCCCGGGTGGCGGTGATGGCCAGCGCGTGCAGCTGCGGGGTGAAGCGCGCCGATTCGTTCAGCCACGTGCTCACGACCGAGGTCGGGGCGATGACCAGGAACGGCGGATCCACCTGCCCGCCGGCGGCAGCGTCGCCGCCGGTGCGCGCGTGGGCGATGAGGCTGAGGGTCTGCAGGGTCTTGCCCAGGCCCATGTCGTCGGCGAGGATCCCGCCGAGGCGGTGCCGCCACAGGAAGGCGAGCCACCGGAAGCCGTCGAGCTGATAGGGCCGCAGCACGGCCCGGACCGAATCCGGCTGCGGCCGGGCCTCGATCGAGTCGAGGTCGCGCAGGCCGGCGACCGACTCGCGCCAGCTCCGGGCCTCGACGGTCTCGTCGGCCAGGTCCTCGAAGTCCGCCCACAGGTCCACCTGGTAGCGGGAGAGGCGGGGCCGGTCGGGCTCCCATTCGGGCAGCGCCTCGGCCTCGGCGAGGAGCTCGCGGAGCTGGTCGAAGGCGGGATGCTCGAGTGAGAAGTAGCTGCGGTCGACGAGCAGGAGCTTCTTGCGGCCCCGGCTCAGTGCCTCGAACAGCCGCACGAACGGGATCTCCCGGCCCTCGACCGTGATGAGGAAGCCGAGGTCGAACCAGTCGGTGCGCTCGGTCTCGACCGTCGTCACCGTGACGCTCGGCGCGCCCGTCAGCTCCTCGAAGGCCGGGCGCCGCCCGAGCACCTCCACCTCGAGGCCGGCCTGTCGTTCGAGGGCGGGCAGGATGCGTGTGGTGAACTCGGCCGTGGACACGTCCGTCAGCTCGTGGGTGGCGCGCCCGGTGCCCCCGGGCCACAGCGACTCGGCCACGGCCACGAGTTCGGCCTCGCGGGCACGGTCGCGCGGCCCCGCGAGCGCGGACCCCGGCGCGGGCCCCGGTGCAGGCCCGGGCTCCGGCTCGAAGGGCAGCAGCCGGGGCGGGTCGTGATAGTGCCACTGCCACGTGAGGGTCACCCGGTTGCGGGAGCGGAAGGCGGCGGCGAGCCGGAGGGTCGCGGGCTCGATCGGCGGCAGCGTCACCGCGTCGTCGCCGGAGCGCACGGGCATGGCCGACCGCAGCCGCGGATAGTAGGTGGCGTAGAACTCCGGGACGTCCGCCGGCGGGATCTCCAGGGCGCCGGCCTCGACGAGCCGGCGCTGCTCGGCACCGAAGGGGGTCGCCGTGGGCGTGAGGACGACGCGGACGGAGCGGTCCTCGAGCCGCGCCGCCCACAGGCCGTGGTCGCCGATGGGCGACCAGGTCGCGAGTTCGCGCCCCTCGACGCCGACCCGAGGCTCGAGGCGCAGGCCGCCGTGGGAGCCGGGCAGCGCCGTCCATTCGACCACCGCGCCGGCCCCGGCGGCGACGGAAACGGTCACGGCGCGGTCCAGGCCCACGAGCTCGATCCCGAGCTGCTCGGCGTCGGCGAGGAGGGTCCACAGCAGCGGGCTGCGGAAGTCCGCCAGCGGCAGGCCCTCGGTGTCGACCCCGGCATAGCTCGTGCGGGTCGCGTCGTAGAGGCCGAGCAGCTGGCTGAACCACAGCAGCTGGTCGGGATCGAGGGAGAGCCGGTGGATCTGGTGGGCGAGCGTGCGCCAGGTGAGGTTGCCCTTGATCCAGGCGCCGGACTTGCCCCGGCGCAGCGGGCGCACCGTGAGCGCGAGGGCCTCCCCCGCGGCGACGAGCTCGCGCACCGGGCGGACCGAGGCGAACCGGTCGGCGCGCAGCGCGAATCCGAGCGCGAGCGGGGAGCGGTCGCGCGCCTCCGCCCCGCCGATGCCCGCGAGCCGGCCGCGCCAGGAGTCGGCGATCGCCCCCTCCCCACCGGCAGCATTCGAGTCGGGGCCCGGGCCCGACTCGAGCGCGCGCCAGTGGCAGCTGAGCATCGTGGCCACGGCGTGCTTGCAGGCGGAACCCACCGGGCAGCTGCAGGCCATGAACGCGGGCGACCAGGCGCCGTCCCCACGCTCGAGATCGACGCGGCAGCGGTACGGCGCGGCCGAGTTGCCGAGGACGACCGAGGTGAGCACGCCGTGCTCCGAGGACCAGGTCAGGCCCGCGACGGCGCCCTGGCCGGCGTACTGCTCGCCGCGGTCGAAGCTGCCGCGGTCGACCCGGGCGCGCACCGCGTCGACGTCGATCAGGGGCAGGGGGTCGGCCACCCGGACATGGTCTCACGGTCCCCCTAGGCTGGCACCATGACCGATCCCGCCGATCTCGTGAGCCGCTTCCACGCCACCTACTCGCTGCCGGTGCGGCAGGGCCCGCCGACGGCCGACCTCGAGCGGATCCACCTGCGCATGGCGCTCGTCGCGGAGGAGTTCGCCGAGCTCGTGGGGGCCGTGTACGGCGAGGCGGCCGAGGCCGGGATGGTCGAGGCGTTCGAGCGCGCGCGGGCGGCGGACGCGGGCACGCGCGACGTGGTCGCCACCGCGGACGCACTCGGCGATCTCGTGTACGTGATCTACGGGATGGCGCTCGAGTGCGGGATCCCGATGGACCGTGTGCTCGCGGAGATCCAGGCCTCGAACCTGTCGAAGCGCGGAGCCGGCGGCGAGCCGATCCTGCGCGCGGACGGGAAGGTTCTCAAGGGACCGGACTACTTTCCACCGCGGATCGATCGTGTGCTCGCCGAGGCCGCGGATCCGAGCTGACGCCCGCCGGTATCACGAGTCCTGACCGGCTCACACGTCCCGTCGGGCCCACCATGTCAGCGGGGTCGGCCGCTCCGCCCGCGCGTGAGGACGGCGACCAGGAAGCCGCTCTCGGGCGTGAACGGGCGTAGGTCCCAGCTCTCGTAGCGGCTCTCGACGTCGAGGCCGGCGGCGCCGACGTCGGTGAGGAAGTCCTCGATCAGGTAGCCGCGGCCGGCACCGAAGCCGGTGGCGATCCGTCCGCCGGGGGCGAGATGGTCGCGCAGCCGGGAGAGCACGCCCACGCGGGTGCTCGGCGCGAGGAAGGGCATGACGTTCCCGGCCGCAACGATCGCGTCGAAGCCCGCCGGGACGCCGGCGGCCGGCAGGTCGAGCTCGGCCAGGTCGCCGACGATCCAGGTGCCGCCGGGGTGGTCGGCGCGGGCCGCCTCGATGAGGACCGGGTCGACGTCGACGCCGACGACCGTGTGCCCCTGG
The window above is part of the Pseudactinotalea sp. HY158 genome. Proteins encoded here:
- a CDS encoding trans-aconitate 2-methyltransferase; the encoded protein is MVEKSRWETMVTENPDHSRWFVERFRAKAAAGEDVSGEARLVDALVPRAARILDAGCGSGRLAPHLLAQGHTVVGVDVDPVLIEAARADHPGGTWIVGDLAELDLPAAGVPAGFDAIVAAGNVMPFLAPSTRVGVLSRLRDHLAPGGRIATGFGAGRGYLIEDFLTDVGAAGLDVESRYESWDLRPFTPESGFLVAVLTRGRSGRPR
- a CDS encoding AzlD domain-containing protein — its product is MGELTQILLGGLLLGIGTYAMRAGGGEIGDRIAAYPRFQLAVEDAAMLILASVMATSALTDGQSFAGWARPAGVALSGLLAWRGAPLPIVLLVAAAATAGLRALGIA
- a CDS encoding cation:proton antiporter regulatory subunit; amino-acid sequence: MPGTFSSGGGLPAEESIEVNEAPLPGIGLRDDFRTVAGRRIGVVSHHTGRRDLVIYAEDDPDACVETVALTPAEADTLAEFLATRRVTERLARLTEQVAGLQTAKVPISAGSRFGGDTLGGTEVRTRTGASIVAVLRDREAIPSPTPDFELAAGDQLIVVGTQEAIAAVDEIING
- a CDS encoding nucleoside triphosphate pyrophosphohydrolase family protein: MTDPADLVSRFHATYSLPVRQGPPTADLERIHLRMALVAEEFAELVGAVYGEAAEAGMVEAFERARAADAGTRDVVATADALGDLVYVIYGMALECGIPMDRVLAEIQASNLSKRGAGGEPILRADGKVLKGPDYFPPRIDRVLAEAADPS
- a CDS encoding AzlC family ABC transporter permease, translating into MGAAAGRRDVDTIRAVVLLGCAMALVGVAYGAMTVGVGLPVWVAPVLGVIVLAGSSEMLYVGLATATSPWLALPAALLVNVRHVPYGMAVRRYLGHGRTRAWRSHVMNDESVAFALAEREPERAKRTYGLAGIAVLISWPTGAFVGGLLGRGIDQEAFGLDAIFPAVILALVLPALKRARMRPAIVVAVLVSVPAALLLPQGLGPIAGLLALPLAVWRTRDALAQRAGEEGAAGTGPAVPSGRAEDGADG
- a CDS encoding DEAD/DEAH box helicase, which gives rise to MADPLPLIDVDAVRARVDRGSFDRGEQYAGQGAVAGLTWSSEHGVLTSVVLGNSAAPYRCRVDLERGDGAWSPAFMACSCPVGSACKHAVATMLSCHWRALESGPGPDSNAAGGEGAIADSWRGRLAGIGGAEARDRSPLALGFALRADRFASVRPVRELVAAGEALALTVRPLRRGKSGAWIKGNLTWRTLAHQIHRLSLDPDQLLWFSQLLGLYDATRTSYAGVDTEGLPLADFRSPLLWTLLADAEQLGIELVGLDRAVTVSVAAGAGAVVEWTALPGSHGGLRLEPRVGVEGRELATWSPIGDHGLWAARLEDRSVRVVLTPTATPFGAEQRRLVEAGALEIPPADVPEFYATYYPRLRSAMPVRSGDDAVTLPPIEPATLRLAAAFRSRNRVTLTWQWHYHDPPRLLPFEPEPGPAPGPAPGSALAGPRDRAREAELVAVAESLWPGGTGRATHELTDVSTAEFTTRILPALERQAGLEVEVLGRRPAFEELTGAPSVTVTTVETERTDWFDLGFLITVEGREIPFVRLFEALSRGRKKLLLVDRSYFSLEHPAFDQLRELLAEAEALPEWEPDRPRLSRYQVDLWADFEDLADETVEARSWRESVAGLRDLDSIEARPQPDSVRAVLRPYQLDGFRWLAFLWRHRLGGILADDMGLGKTLQTLSLIAHARTGGDAAAGGQVDPPFLVIAPTSVVSTWLNESARFTPQLHALAITATRGKRGTSLAQEVAGADLVVTSYAIARLDAEEFTAADWSGLVLDEAQFVKNPATRAHREIARIRAPFRLAITGTPLENSLTDLWALASLTAPGLFPSARRFREEYVRPIESGAMPERLDRLRRRLRPFMLRRAKEAVARELPPKQEQVIRVDLSARHRQLYDTTLQRERQKVLDLVEDLDRNRFIVFRSISLLRMLALAPELIAPEHAGLGSSKLDALAEVLPGIVAEGHRTLVFSQFTSFLRMAADRCEALGIDYVYLDGSTRSRPKVIEGFRSGAAPVFLISLKAGGFGLTLTEADYVFMLDPWWNPATEAQAVDRTHRIGQTKNVMVYRLVAEDTIEEKVMALQRRKAALFSAVMDSEEPFARALTAEDVRGLFD
- a CDS encoding NAD(P)/FAD-dependent oxidoreductase, whose translation is MIVETPAADQLDRADPGEPRILVVGAGIAGTTLAQLLRRAGRHPVLIERHDADAHADRGYMLALMSMVDPALDELGAGADYRRRSQRFDRYRIHSHRGRVLRTDPIAGLLDRYGDYRGIDRGALLDCLAGATVTCEVAHGTTVSAVERGDDAAPLRVCLAGARPAELEVDLIVAADGIGSTTRGLLHDGEPVDSVDTGWGGWVVWARPDADPGLGSELWGDGFLVGAYPVLGALGAFLGGPRAIRDAGPAAYAERVRRALRVVPERIDRVLTALVDDPDPFWWPLVDARAGSWVRGRSVLLGDAAAGFLPTAGIGAGMAIESAWVLARHLTHAHAHAPGAADLDGRLAAYERAQRPRVTAAHDTSRRLATLMCRTSLPLAVARDVVMRFVSIDLALRPIQQLLAHPPDLPAPR
- a CDS encoding TetR/AcrR family transcriptional regulator, with amino-acid sequence MSSDRMPPERRARLVRVAATEFAAGYEAASLNRIIRECGLSKSSFYHAISSKRELFDLVVDDLAAAVSAAVPLPTPESLGSADSPAGAPGGDFWGGARALMGTLVEAATRVPTFAALGALFYVSDAPTGSRLTELDRAIDAWVGRALELGRASGAVRTDLPTDLQYRLALAALRALDRWSLEHLEEVVGAGALAEAQLDAVRRLLEP
- a CDS encoding cation:proton antiporter gives rise to the protein MSSARGLLELGAIILGLGLLGRLAALVRISPIPLYLLAGLVFGVGGLLPLATSEAFVSVGADVGIILLLLMLGLEYSADELLANLRTQSPAGVVDFVVNAAPGALVGMLLGWPAAGIVAMAGVTYATSSGIVAKLLTDLGRLGNRETPVVLSLMVFEDLLMAIYLPVLTALLLGVGVVGGTISVVGAVVAVALVMFVALRWGRFINRLLFSASDELLLLGLLGFVLIVAGFAEELHVSTAVGAFLVGIALSGQVAESARLVLSPLRDLFAAVFFVFFGLRTDPAEIPDVLGVALALALVTILTKVGVGGWAARRAGIARPGQLRAGAMMVPRGEFSIVIAGLATSAGIAGIGPLAATYVMIMAVVGPILARLAEPVARRIAVVAKRREARRADPGEPGAAREEA